A region of the bacterium genome:
ACTCGGACAAGCCGCGCTCGACCAGCAGGGAGCCGATGCCCTGCCGCTGGCGCAGGGGCGCCACGGCCATGGGCGCCAGTCCCATTCCGACGATGGTCTGGCCCTCGGCCTCGATCCGGGCGGGCGTGAACAGGATGTGTCCGACGACCTGAGCGTCGTCCTCGGCGACCAGGGAGAGGGCGTCGGGGCAGGTCAGGCGCAGCCTGTCGACGAGGTCCGCCTCGTCCGGCTGCGCGAAGGCCAGCTCGTTGATCAGGCGCACGGCGGGGATGTCGGCGGGTTGCTCGGGTCTGATCAGCATGTCCGCTCCAGCATGTAGATGGTCCAGGGCGCGATTGCCGTCTCGCTCA
Encoded here:
- a CDS encoding N-acetyltransferase; translated protein: MLIRPEQPADIPAVRLINELAFAQPDEADLVDRLRLTCPDALSLVAEDDAQVVGHILFTPARIEAEGQTIVGMGLAPMAVAPLRQRQGIGSLLVERGLSELKTRGCPFVIVLGHPDFYPRFGFEIASRLGLTCQWEDVPGEAFMAVVYDQDAMAGIEGVVKYRSEFDAAP